From a single Pseudalkalibacillus hwajinpoensis genomic region:
- the rpiA gene encoding ribose 5-phosphate isomerase A — protein MNIKQKCAKAALAYIKDETIIGLGGGSTIGYLIDYIKEQGLNVKVVTPSFQTKLLCVKQGLKVLPTYAVDEVDVAFDGCDEVDEKLNALKSGGGIHTQEKLIAQMAKEYILLVDDSKFVSTLTYSHPVVLEILQDSLSLVLKKVEEIGEKAVIRKSSAKDGYIISDYGNFLIDVYVEPVQDSVQLEKQLRGLPGVIDVSLFTTVVTKVLVASGDRVDVVSKYE, from the coding sequence ATGAATATCAAACAAAAATGCGCCAAAGCAGCTCTAGCATACATAAAAGACGAAACCATCATCGGCCTTGGCGGCGGAAGCACAATTGGTTATTTAATTGATTACATAAAAGAACAGGGTTTAAACGTAAAAGTTGTCACGCCATCTTTCCAAACAAAGCTTCTTTGTGTAAAGCAAGGTCTGAAAGTCTTACCGACTTATGCGGTTGATGAGGTTGACGTTGCATTTGATGGTTGTGATGAGGTCGATGAGAAGTTGAATGCACTGAAGAGCGGCGGGGGTATTCATACGCAGGAAAAGCTGATTGCACAAATGGCGAAAGAGTATATCTTGCTTGTTGACGATTCGAAATTTGTATCGACGTTAACTTATTCGCATCCAGTCGTGCTTGAGATCTTGCAAGATTCACTATCGCTTGTGTTGAAAAAAGTTGAAGAAATCGGTGAGAAGGCCGTCATTCGTAAAAGCTCTGCAAAGGATGGCTACATAATCAGCGATTATGGAAACTTTTTAATTGATGTGTATGTTGAGCCCGTGCAGGATAGTGTTCAACTTGAAAAACAGCTAAGGGGACTACCAGGTGTTATCGATGTGTCGCTCTTTACGACGGTCGTGACAAAAGTGTTAGTAGCGAGTGGAGATCGAGTGGATGTTGTTTCAAAATATGAATAA
- a CDS encoding quaternary amine ABC transporter ATP-binding protein, whose protein sequence is MNKIEVKNMTKIFGSHPKQGMKSLENGKTKDQILEETGSTVGVNKASFAVKPGEFFVIMGLSGSGKSTLIRLVNRLIEPTDGEVYIDGEDITLMNQSSLINTRRKKLGMVFQKFGLFTHRTVIANVAYGLEIQGMSKSDREKKALKSIEDVGLKGYENSYPSELSGGMQQRVGLARALANDTDILLMDEAFSALDPLIRKEMQDELLHLQKKLGKTILFITHDLDEALKLGDRVAIMKDGQIVQVGTSEEVLENPANSYVSNFVKDVDRSKILEAHHVMKKPEVLTTFKDGPRVAVRKMEEAGASSIFVVDKEDNFKGLLTIEQAIEAYKNDRTVEEVLIEDTYSTSMDTPLNDLLGIAAETKYPIVVLNEGKLAGIISRVSILSGLVLGKEKDEVREG, encoded by the coding sequence ATGAATAAAATCGAAGTTAAAAATATGACTAAAATATTTGGTTCTCATCCTAAGCAAGGTATGAAAAGTTTGGAGAACGGAAAAACGAAAGATCAAATTTTAGAAGAAACCGGTTCAACCGTAGGTGTAAACAAGGCCTCTTTTGCGGTTAAACCTGGGGAATTCTTCGTCATCATGGGACTTTCGGGAAGCGGGAAATCAACATTGATTCGTTTGGTGAACCGCTTGATTGAACCTACCGATGGAGAAGTTTACATCGACGGCGAAGATATTACTCTGATGAATCAATCTTCACTAATTAACACGAGACGCAAAAAATTAGGGATGGTCTTTCAGAAGTTCGGATTATTTACACACCGTACTGTCATCGCTAATGTGGCATACGGCCTTGAAATCCAAGGAATGAGCAAAAGTGACAGAGAGAAGAAAGCTCTAAAATCTATTGAAGATGTTGGACTGAAAGGTTATGAAAATAGCTATCCTAGCGAATTGAGTGGCGGTATGCAGCAACGCGTTGGACTTGCCCGAGCTCTTGCAAATGACACCGACATCTTATTAATGGATGAGGCTTTTAGTGCTCTTGATCCATTGATTCGAAAAGAAATGCAAGATGAACTGCTACATCTGCAGAAGAAGCTTGGCAAGACGATCCTGTTCATCACCCATGACCTGGATGAAGCCCTAAAGCTTGGCGACAGAGTAGCAATCATGAAGGATGGCCAAATCGTTCAGGTAGGAACATCGGAAGAGGTGTTAGAGAACCCTGCGAATAGCTACGTCTCTAACTTCGTCAAAGATGTAGATCGTTCTAAAATTTTAGAAGCTCATCACGTGATGAAAAAGCCTGAAGTACTGACGACGTTTAAAGACGGCCCGAGAGTCGCTGTAAGAAAGATGGAGGAAGCGGGTGCTTCTAGTATTTTTGTAGTTGACAAAGAGGACAACTTTAAAGGATTGCTTACCATTGAGCAAGCAATTGAAGCATACAAAAATGATCGTACGGTAGAAGAAGTTCTGATCGAGGATACTTATTCAACATCTATGGATACCCCGTTGAATGATCTTCTTGGAATAGCAGCGGAAACGAAATATCCGATCGTCGTATTAAATGAAGGAAAATTGGCAGGCATCATTTCCAGAGTTTCTATTCTTTCAGGTCTTGTTCTTGGGAAAGAGAAAGATGAGGTGAGAGAAGGATGA
- a CDS encoding CocE/NonD family hydrolase: MEIIVEMDVACTLRDGTTLYANVYRPSSVEKYPVLLTRLPYNKNLPDFPHRYIDPLRLARSGYVIIIQDVRGRFASEGDFKPFVQEAEDGYDTVEWAAALPYSNGRVGMFGLSYYGFTQLYAAVLQPPSLKAIFPVMTGSNLQEGLAYRGGAFELGLVETWMLDSIAADYLNRIKENHHHLETIHHDLNHIFEWHKYKPVKEWPPLWKYPSIGHLFNKLADPEDSIHMEADITNELKNIDVSSYHIAGWYDCFLGSTLTNYQEMKKSGEVDQKLMIGPWGHGDFNAVIGDRFFGSHCSGSSLDLTGLHLNWFDRWLKGHSPETNEDKPVHIFVMGINDWRAEEEWPLKRAQYVPYYLQRPGSFSIEKGKLSTKKSESIGTDSFIFDPEHPVPTQGGGTLFYQGMNMGPKDQRGVSDRDDVLVYTTEPLSNPLEVTGPIKVELIVSSDVTHTDFTATLVDVLPDGTSYNLADGMARLEGLRNEPTRIVIDLWATSNVFLEGHTIGLHITSSNFPRYDVNPNTGKSTFDSWETKKAHQKVYYGPIHESCVYLPIIPNRVI, from the coding sequence ATGGAAATTATTGTTGAAATGGATGTTGCTTGTACGTTAAGAGATGGTACAACCTTGTATGCCAATGTGTATCGGCCATCTTCGGTGGAGAAGTACCCTGTATTGTTGACAAGGCTGCCTTACAATAAGAATCTTCCGGATTTTCCCCATCGCTATATAGACCCGCTCCGATTAGCGCGCTCAGGGTATGTAATCATTATCCAAGATGTAAGGGGAAGGTTTGCTTCTGAAGGCGACTTTAAACCTTTTGTCCAAGAAGCGGAGGATGGTTATGATACCGTGGAGTGGGCTGCTGCTCTTCCTTATAGTAATGGACGTGTCGGGATGTTTGGATTGTCCTATTATGGATTCACCCAATTGTATGCAGCCGTTCTCCAGCCTCCGTCTTTAAAAGCTATTTTTCCTGTGATGACAGGCAGTAATTTGCAAGAGGGATTGGCTTATAGGGGAGGAGCTTTTGAATTAGGTTTAGTCGAAACTTGGATGCTGGATTCGATCGCGGCGGATTATTTAAATAGAATCAAGGAGAATCACCATCATTTAGAAACCATTCACCATGATTTGAATCATATTTTTGAATGGCATAAATATAAGCCAGTGAAGGAGTGGCCACCGCTCTGGAAGTATCCATCTATTGGGCATCTCTTTAACAAATTAGCAGATCCAGAGGATTCAATTCATATGGAGGCAGATATCACGAATGAATTAAAAAATATTGACGTTTCTTCCTATCATATTGCTGGGTGGTATGATTGTTTTTTAGGATCGACGTTAACGAATTATCAAGAAATGAAGAAGTCTGGTGAAGTAGATCAGAAATTAATGATCGGTCCCTGGGGCCATGGTGATTTTAATGCGGTCATCGGAGATCGTTTTTTTGGAAGCCACTGCTCAGGTTCATCGCTCGATCTTACCGGGCTCCATTTGAATTGGTTCGACAGGTGGCTTAAAGGACATTCACCTGAAACCAATGAAGACAAACCAGTTCATATTTTTGTGATGGGGATTAATGACTGGCGAGCGGAAGAAGAGTGGCCATTAAAAAGAGCACAATATGTCCCTTATTATCTTCAAAGACCCGGTTCTTTTTCAATTGAAAAAGGAAAATTATCAACAAAGAAATCAGAGAGTATAGGAACAGACTCTTTTATCTTTGATCCAGAACATCCTGTACCTACACAGGGGGGAGGAACATTGTTTTATCAAGGGATGAACATGGGGCCGAAAGATCAAAGGGGGGTATCTGACCGAGATGATGTTCTCGTCTACACTACCGAACCTTTAAGTAATCCACTTGAAGTGACGGGTCCGATCAAGGTAGAATTGATCGTATCCTCAGATGTGACACATACTGATTTTACAGCCACTCTTGTCGATGTACTTCCAGATGGAACATCTTACAATTTAGCTGATGGAATGGCTAGATTGGAAGGATTAAGGAATGAACCGACTCGGATTGTGATTGATTTGTGGGCGACGAGTAATGTGTTCTTAGAAGGTCACACGATTGGATTGCACATTACATCAAGTAATTTCCCACGGTATGATGTGAATCCAAATACAGGGAAGTCAACGTTCGATTCCTGGGAGACGAAAAAAGCTCATCAAAAAGTTTATTATGGACCTATTCATGAATCGTGCGTGTATTTACCGATAATACCGAATAGGGTTATTTAA
- a CDS encoding TetR/AcrR family transcriptional regulator — translation MGRNSRKLEILHAASKVVSERGIFNLTLEAVAEQAGISKGGLLYHYPSKEALVQGMVEHLASNYQDKIAKNAEADPVDKGKWTRSFIDVTFNQSYENKDMNAGLLAAKAVNSDLLEPIRHAYKNWQHEIENDGLDPVKATIIRLAIDGIWLSELFDIYQIEDAKKEEVYRTLKAWSEE, via the coding sequence ATGGGTAGAAATTCTAGAAAATTGGAGATTCTTCATGCGGCTTCGAAGGTAGTCAGTGAAAGAGGGATTTTCAACCTTACTTTGGAAGCAGTGGCAGAACAGGCGGGAATCAGTAAAGGCGGCCTTCTTTATCACTATCCTTCGAAAGAGGCTTTAGTTCAGGGGATGGTCGAACATCTTGCGAGTAATTATCAGGATAAAATCGCCAAAAATGCGGAAGCTGATCCTGTCGATAAGGGGAAGTGGACACGCTCTTTCATAGATGTGACATTTAATCAAAGTTATGAAAATAAAGACATGAATGCGGGTTTACTAGCAGCAAAAGCAGTCAATTCGGATTTACTAGAGCCAATACGTCATGCTTATAAAAACTGGCAGCATGAAATTGAAAACGATGGACTAGATCCTGTCAAAGCAACCATCATTCGCCTGGCTATTGATGGAATCTGGTTATCGGAGTTGTTTGATATTTATCAAATTGAAGACGCTAAGAAAGAAGAAGTATATCGTACGTTGAAAGCCTGGTCAGAGGAATAA
- a CDS encoding ABC transporter permease translates to MNYFHFPLEEWTNIFVTNWLLPVMGGFFNQISVVLDSFITSMTDLLIAIPPEVITIILILLSWKLAGKGIALFTLIGCLYLGSVNLWDGAMQTIAVVIVSTFMSVVVGVPMGILSATNPMINKIVRPILDFMQTLPSFVYLIPAILLFGLGGVPAVISTFVFATPPAVRMTTLGIQQVPEDVVEASRAFGSTPSQLLFKVQLPLAVPTVMAGINQTIMLALSMAVIASMIGAPGLGSTVLSGISTVNVGLGLTGGLGIVVLAIILDRITQGLGRNAS, encoded by the coding sequence ATGAACTATTTTCATTTTCCATTAGAGGAATGGACAAATATATTTGTAACTAACTGGTTGTTACCGGTGATGGGAGGTTTCTTCAATCAAATTAGTGTAGTGCTAGATTCTTTTATTACATCGATGACGGATCTACTAATCGCCATTCCACCAGAGGTGATTACGATCATCCTGATTTTATTGTCATGGAAATTAGCTGGTAAAGGAATTGCGCTCTTTACATTGATCGGCTGTCTCTATTTAGGGTCAGTGAATCTATGGGATGGTGCAATGCAAACCATTGCCGTTGTTATCGTATCCACATTCATGTCTGTCGTTGTAGGAGTACCGATGGGGATTTTAAGTGCGACTAACCCAATGATCAACAAGATTGTGCGTCCTATTTTAGATTTCATGCAAACTCTACCAAGCTTTGTTTACTTAATACCTGCTATTTTGTTGTTTGGGCTAGGTGGAGTACCTGCTGTTATTTCAACCTTTGTATTTGCGACCCCGCCAGCTGTTCGTATGACGACTTTAGGTATTCAACAGGTTCCTGAAGATGTAGTTGAGGCATCAAGAGCTTTCGGATCCACACCTTCCCAATTACTATTCAAAGTACAACTCCCACTGGCAGTTCCAACTGTTATGGCAGGGATCAACCAAACGATTATGCTTGCCCTATCCATGGCAGTCATTGCATCTATGATCGGGGCACCAGGACTTGGTTCAACCGTCCTTTCAGGGATTTCCACAGTAAATGTCGGTCTAGGTTTGACAGGTGGATTAGGCATTGTTGTTTTAGCCATTATTCTAGACCGTATTACGCAAGGATTAGGTCGGAATGCATCTTAA
- a CDS encoding thioesterase family protein, with protein MTAHNSFEYKDHVHSDWVDYNGHMNDAAYAIVFSQVVDKFMDYIGLHEEARDKFAYTIFTLENHICYLKEGHEKEDIHVSIQLIDDDAKRLHVFFEMKNKNDDLLATSEQMLMGMDTREGRPGPFPESIASEIGKLRDAHEHLDQPKQVGRQIRIRR; from the coding sequence ATGACAGCTCACAATTCTTTCGAATATAAAGACCATGTGCACAGTGATTGGGTGGATTATAACGGGCATATGAATGATGCCGCCTACGCAATTGTATTTAGCCAGGTCGTTGATAAATTCATGGATTACATCGGCTTACATGAGGAAGCCCGTGACAAGTTTGCTTACACTATTTTCACACTGGAAAATCACATTTGTTATTTGAAAGAAGGTCATGAGAAAGAAGATATTCATGTTTCGATTCAATTAATCGATGATGATGCCAAACGTCTACATGTTTTCTTTGAAATGAAAAATAAAAATGATGACCTTCTAGCCACTAGTGAGCAAATGTTGATGGGCATGGATACGAGGGAAGGACGCCCTGGCCCTTTTCCTGAATCCATAGCTAGTGAGATTGGTAAACTGCGAGATGCGCATGAACATTTAGATCAGCCTAAACAAGTGGGTAGACAGATTCGGATTCGACGATAA
- a CDS encoding 3-keto-5-aminohexanoate cleavage protein, with protein MSQKVLLTAAVTGAGDTTEKNPHVPVTPKEIAEAAIESAKAGATVAHVHARDPKTGGISHSVDQYREIVDRIRESETDVIINITSGGGGDFIPSLDTPAAGGTGTDMQTPKERHKPVGELLPEMCTLDCGSTNFGNMIYMSPTDWLREQAQLIQKSGVKPELECFDTGHVRFANQLINEGLIDGDPMFQFCLGIPWGAEADAETLLYMKNRLPENAHWSAFGIGRMQMPMVAQAAMLGGNVRVGLEDNIYLKKGVMARNDQLVDKAVHMLHGNGVEVMTPQEAREQFNLRNPHKGGK; from the coding sequence ATGAGCCAAAAAGTTCTTTTAACAGCGGCTGTTACCGGAGCTGGAGATACAACAGAAAAGAATCCTCATGTTCCTGTAACACCGAAAGAAATTGCAGAAGCAGCTATCGAATCCGCAAAAGCAGGTGCAACTGTAGCCCATGTTCATGCTCGTGATCCAAAAACAGGTGGCATCAGTCATAGCGTGGACCAATACCGAGAAATTGTCGATCGTATTCGTGAATCTGAAACAGATGTCATTATCAATATCACCTCTGGTGGAGGCGGTGATTTCATTCCAAGTCTGGATACACCAGCAGCTGGTGGCACAGGAACAGACATGCAGACACCAAAGGAGCGTCATAAACCTGTAGGCGAATTACTTCCAGAGATGTGCACATTGGATTGCGGAAGCACGAACTTTGGAAACATGATTTACATGAGTCCGACCGATTGGCTACGCGAACAAGCTCAGTTGATTCAAAAAAGTGGTGTAAAGCCGGAATTAGAATGCTTTGACACGGGCCATGTCCGTTTTGCGAATCAGCTCATCAATGAGGGACTAATTGATGGAGATCCGATGTTCCAATTTTGCTTAGGAATTCCTTGGGGAGCTGAAGCAGATGCAGAAACGCTGCTCTATATGAAGAATCGTCTGCCTGAGAACGCTCATTGGTCTGCATTTGGAATCGGACGTATGCAAATGCCGATGGTCGCACAAGCAGCGATGCTCGGGGGGAATGTTCGTGTTGGTCTTGAAGACAACATTTATTTGAAGAAAGGCGTCATGGCAAGGAATGATCAGCTTGTAGATAAAGCTGTGCACATGCTTCATGGCAATGGCGTAGAAGTTATGACTCCTCAAGAAGCTCGTGAACAATTTAATTTAAGAAACCCTCATAAAGGTGGTAAGTAG
- a CDS encoding glycine betaine ABC transporter substrate-binding protein, protein MKKILFGIMTTFLMVLIIGCSEQEEASSEASNEEASKDQTITFGVTPWTSTVPPTKVAGLILEDMGYTVEETKSNVGGVFMGLSRGDVDVFMDSWFPMHKVHMDKFGDKLERTAVSYPKAETGWVVPAYMEDVNSVSDLKGMEDQFGNKMYGIEKGASATKESEEMIKAYGLDMKQVNSSEGGMMAQAIRMMNQEKPVVFFGWRPHTMFNKYDLKVLENDKGFFAPSSVEVVTNRKLSEKAPEAYEFLSNWSISIDDVEQMIVEIEEEGRDPEEVAQEWIDNHQEKVNEMIPK, encoded by the coding sequence ATGAAGAAAATTTTATTTGGAATAATGACGACTTTTCTAATGGTCTTAATTATCGGTTGTTCAGAACAAGAGGAAGCGAGCAGTGAAGCTTCTAATGAAGAAGCGAGTAAGGATCAAACGATTACCTTTGGTGTAACACCGTGGACAAGTACAGTACCTCCAACAAAAGTAGCCGGACTTATTTTGGAAGATATGGGCTATACCGTTGAAGAAACGAAATCAAACGTTGGCGGCGTATTCATGGGGTTATCTCGTGGAGATGTTGATGTATTCATGGACTCATGGTTCCCAATGCACAAAGTACACATGGATAAATTCGGTGACAAACTAGAACGCACAGCCGTGAGTTATCCTAAAGCCGAAACAGGCTGGGTGGTACCTGCCTATATGGAAGATGTTAATTCTGTATCCGATCTAAAAGGGATGGAAGATCAGTTTGGTAATAAAATGTACGGGATTGAAAAAGGGGCCAGCGCAACGAAAGAATCTGAAGAAATGATCAAAGCTTATGGGTTAGATATGAAACAGGTAAACTCTTCAGAAGGCGGAATGATGGCTCAAGCGATTCGCATGATGAATCAAGAAAAACCAGTTGTCTTCTTTGGTTGGAGACCACACACGATGTTCAACAAGTATGACTTGAAAGTATTAGAAAATGATAAAGGCTTCTTCGCACCTTCATCCGTAGAGGTCGTGACTAATCGTAAACTAAGCGAAAAAGCACCAGAAGCTTATGAATTCTTGAGTAACTGGAGCATCTCAATTGACGATGTCGAGCAAATGATTGTAGAAATCGAAGAAGAAGGAAGAGATCCAGAAGAAGTAGCTCAGGAATGGATCGATAATCATCAAGAAAAAGTGAACGAAATGATCCCAAAATAA
- a CDS encoding LacI family DNA-binding transcriptional regulator, whose translation MDTVKDGNNMRSKMKDVAQKAGVSTATVSHVINGTRYVSENTKKKVYLAMRDLNYSPNFVARSLRSSSSKTIGLIIPAKEMDTSGFFFMSIAHSIEKKLKEIGYQLILSNSNEEIENEIQQINMFKNQMIDGLIMAPTYGDHSYLKEFEDTLPIVFIDRKPEGIDCDCVLVDNYKGTYDAMNHLIHKGHQKIGYISGPLGLTTSDERLRGYKHALLENNLQVDEGIIVIDEASLEAGKNAMAFLLEQSKCTAVMIGNNILTLGSVVTLNKSKVQVPEDMAVIGYDNYEWTEATNPPLTIIKQPIHEIGEKAAELLLARLENPQKDTSCVSLPSSLEIRSSC comes from the coding sequence ATGGACACCGTTAAAGATGGAAACAATATGCGTTCAAAAATGAAAGATGTTGCTCAAAAAGCAGGTGTCTCTACTGCCACCGTTTCTCACGTCATTAACGGAACGAGGTATGTTTCTGAAAATACGAAGAAAAAGGTTTATCTAGCTATGAGGGATCTCAACTACAGTCCCAATTTCGTTGCTAGAAGTCTTCGAAGCAGCAGTTCAAAAACGATCGGTTTGATCATTCCTGCAAAAGAAATGGATACATCGGGTTTTTTCTTTATGTCAATTGCACATAGCATTGAGAAAAAGCTTAAAGAAATTGGCTATCAGTTAATATTAAGTAATTCAAATGAAGAAATTGAGAATGAGATTCAACAAATCAATATGTTTAAAAATCAAATGATTGATGGATTAATCATGGCTCCAACCTACGGAGACCATAGCTATCTAAAAGAATTTGAAGATACATTACCGATTGTGTTTATTGATCGAAAGCCGGAGGGTATTGATTGCGACTGTGTGCTTGTCGATAACTACAAAGGTACTTATGATGCTATGAATCATTTAATTCATAAGGGACATCAGAAAATAGGATATATCTCTGGACCACTGGGGCTAACGACTAGTGATGAAAGACTTAGAGGATATAAGCATGCGCTATTGGAAAACAATCTTCAGGTTGATGAAGGCATAATTGTTATCGATGAAGCCTCACTGGAAGCGGGGAAAAATGCTATGGCGTTTTTACTCGAACAATCGAAATGCACGGCGGTCATGATCGGCAATAATATTCTAACGTTAGGTTCTGTCGTTACGTTAAATAAAAGCAAGGTTCAAGTACCAGAAGACATGGCTGTTATTGGATATGATAACTATGAATGGACAGAAGCGACGAATCCACCGTTAACAATCATTAAACAACCGATTCATGAAATTGGAGAAAAGGCAGCGGAATTGTTGCTCGCTCGTTTAGAAAATCCTCAGAAAGATACCTCATGTGTGAGCTTGCCATCAAGCTTAGAAATACGAAGTTCATGTTAA
- a CDS encoding glycoside hydrolase family 32 protein translates to MDVEQVVPRSDYSEKHRPQFHFTPESNWMNDPNGMVNFNGEYHLFYQYHPYSNVWGPMHWGHAVSKDLIHWEHLPIALKPDHNGAIFSGSAVVDWDDTTVFFNGESGLVAIFTHADTYPGSERPRQRQSLAYSSDNGRTWTFYEGNPVLSEPRILDFRDPKVFWHDETTRCVMVIASGQSISVYTSLNLIDWEFASTFGKKGRVTPGCMGMS, encoded by the coding sequence TTGGATGTCGAACAAGTGGTGCCTCGAAGCGACTATTCTGAGAAGCATAGACCTCAGTTTCACTTTACTCCGGAATCAAATTGGATGAACGACCCAAATGGGATGGTTAATTTTAATGGGGAGTATCATTTATTCTATCAATATCATCCTTATAGTAACGTATGGGGACCGATGCATTGGGGACATGCGGTTAGTAAGGATTTAATTCACTGGGAGCATCTTCCCATTGCGTTAAAGCCAGATCACAATGGCGCTATTTTCTCGGGGAGTGCAGTTGTCGACTGGGATGACACAACTGTTTTTTTTAACGGGGAAAGCGGTCTCGTAGCGATCTTCACTCATGCTGATACATATCCTGGATCAGAGAGACCAAGGCAGCGGCAGAGCCTGGCTTACAGCAGCGATAATGGGAGAACCTGGACATTTTATGAAGGTAACCCAGTTTTGTCAGAACCTCGAATTCTAGATTTTCGAGATCCTAAAGTTTTCTGGCACGATGAAACGACTCGCTGTGTGATGGTGATCGCTTCGGGGCAATCAATCAGTGTCTACACTTCGTTAAATTTAATCGATTGGGAGTTTGCGAGCACGTTTGGAAAAAAAGGAAGGGTCACACCAGGGTGTATGGGAATGTCCTGA
- a CDS encoding DUF624 domain-containing protein: protein MGEHKYKVFSYLEKIVDFLFLSFLWPSCASRSSLFSLQHAMFGVVRTWQLQKGDAGVFVTFFKLFKENFKQSFGLSLIWSLVGLSLYINFQILSLSGSMIEVVIFIVSVLLSIIYILITIYLFPMMVHVKARWHLLVRNSFFLVVASPYLTIVIGVVTLATVYFLLDNPAGLFFITSILAYFISFWFLKAISKLQIN from the coding sequence TTGGGTGAACATAAATACAAAGTGTTTTCTTATTTAGAAAAAATAGTCGATTTTCTCTTTCTCAGCTTCTTATGGCCATCATGTGCCTCCCGATCATCACTATTTTCCCTTCAACATGCTATGTTTGGCGTCGTTAGAACATGGCAACTTCAAAAAGGTGACGCCGGTGTTTTCGTTACTTTTTTCAAGTTGTTTAAGGAGAATTTCAAACAAAGTTTTGGTTTATCCCTTATTTGGAGTTTAGTAGGACTGTCTTTATACATTAATTTTCAAATCTTATCTCTTTCTGGATCAATGATAGAAGTCGTGATTTTTATCGTGAGTGTCTTACTAAGCATCATTTACATTCTCATAACCATTTACTTATTTCCTATGATGGTTCATGTAAAAGCAAGGTGGCACTTACTAGTGCGAAATTCGTTTTTTCTTGTAGTAGCTAGTCCGTATTTAACAATTGTAATAGGTGTTGTCACACTGGCTACAGTGTATTTCTTGTTAGATAATCCAGCTGGCTTATTTTTCATCACGAGTATACTGGCTTACTTTATTAGTTTTTGGTTTCTAAAAGCAATTAGTAAACTACAAATAAATTAA
- a CDS encoding L-carnitine dehydrogenase, producing MNGHNPMNKVAVIGTGVIGNGWIARFLAQGLDVVAFDPAEGAENRTRQAVDHAWASLEKLGLAEGASRDRLQFSDRMEEVIADADYIQENVPEREELKKTVLQKIDHFSNPEAIIGSSTSGIKPSILQEGMEHPERFIVAHPFNPVYLLPLVEVVGGKFTEEAVIQRANHFFESIQMKPLTINKEVDGHVADRLMEALWREALHLVNDGVATTEEVDKAIIYGAGLRWAQMGPFLTFHLAGGEQGMRHMLEQFGPALKLPWTKLEAPELTDELKERVIEGCESYAGDQSVADLELKRNEFLVKLLDLVEEYWPESKNIEIDQ from the coding sequence ATGAACGGACACAACCCAATGAATAAAGTAGCTGTCATCGGCACAGGCGTGATCGGAAATGGTTGGATTGCTCGCTTTTTAGCCCAGGGATTAGATGTTGTGGCTTTTGATCCTGCAGAAGGTGCTGAAAACCGAACGCGACAGGCTGTGGATCATGCTTGGGCTTCTCTTGAAAAACTTGGTTTGGCAGAAGGAGCTTCAAGGGATCGTCTTCAATTTTCTGACAGGATGGAAGAAGTTATCGCTGATGCAGACTACATCCAAGAAAACGTTCCTGAACGTGAGGAATTAAAGAAAACCGTTCTTCAAAAAATCGATCATTTTTCGAACCCAGAAGCGATCATCGGTTCAAGTACCTCTGGAATTAAACCAAGTATTTTACAAGAAGGAATGGAGCATCCGGAACGTTTTATAGTAGCTCACCCGTTTAATCCTGTTTATTTACTTCCACTCGTTGAAGTAGTCGGTGGGAAGTTCACCGAAGAAGCAGTCATTCAAAGGGCTAATCACTTCTTTGAATCCATTCAGATGAAGCCTCTTACCATAAACAAAGAAGTAGATGGTCATGTTGCTGATCGTTTAATGGAAGCTCTTTGGCGTGAAGCTCTTCACCTTGTAAACGATGGAGTTGCGACCACAGAAGAAGTCGATAAAGCGATTATTTATGGAGCTGGTTTACGCTGGGCTCAAATGGGACCTTTCTTGACGTTCCACCTAGCAGGGGGCGAGCAAGGCATGCGTCATATGTTAGAGCAATTTGGTCCTGCCCTGAAGCTTCCATGGACGAAGCTAGAAGCACCAGAATTGACCGATGAATTAAAAGAACGGGTTATTGAAGGCTGCGAAAGCTATGCGGGCGATCAAAGCGTTGCTGATCTAGAACTGAAGCGAAATGAATTTCTTGTTAAGTTACTAGATTTAGTTGAAGAGTATTGGCCAGAATCTAAGAACATAGAGATTGATCAATAG